From Gimesia panareensis, the proteins below share one genomic window:
- a CDS encoding 3-hydroxyacyl-ACP dehydratase FabZ family protein: protein MNLDEIKACIPHREPFLWLDEVVALDENSIHARKFVSPELDLFQGHYPNHPVLPGVILCEAAMQAAAVFIAKTDAPSSDKVPVATRLNNTKFRRMVKPGETVDIQVSLNEKMGGAWFFTGKLSVGKETAVRLEFAVTAADA, encoded by the coding sequence GTGAATCTGGATGAAATCAAAGCCTGTATTCCGCACCGGGAACCTTTTCTGTGGCTCGATGAAGTCGTCGCGCTGGATGAAAACAGCATCCATGCCCGCAAGTTCGTCTCACCCGAACTGGACCTCTTCCAGGGACACTATCCCAACCACCCGGTTCTGCCCGGCGTGATTCTCTGTGAAGCCGCCATGCAGGCCGCTGCCGTCTTCATCGCGAAAACAGACGCCCCGTCCAGCGACAAAGTACCCGTTGCCACCCGGCTGAACAACACCAAGTTCCGACGGATGGTCAAGCCGGGGGAGACCGTTGATATCCAGGTGAGCCTCAATGAAAAAATGGGCGGTGCCTGGTTCTTCACTGGTAAACTCTCCGTCGGTAAAGAGACCGCCGTCCGCCTTGAGTTCGCAGTGACCGCGGCCGACGCGTAA
- a CDS encoding phytoene desaturase family protein, with the protein MAKDFLKDAKDEYDVIVIGSGLAGMTSANILARQGYSVLLLEHHYQLGGMATWFKRQNGHIFDISLHGFPYGMLKSCRKYWTQEIADNIVPLRGVRFENPQFSLETTFTRDDFTRLLIEKFGIESETVKNFFDTARKMNFFDDQGKTTRELFEEFFPGRDDVVRLLMEPISYANGSTLEDPAITYGIVFSNFMQKGVYTFRGGTDHLVKLIKAEMERNGVDVRIRTQVEKIEVTPDRRVTGVVVNGRRIGCKAIMSNSNIKGTILNLVGEEHFDPEYVEETKAVRLNNSSTQVYIALKPGDELDFCGDLLFHSEHKGFDIKAMLSKEVSSRTFSFYYPETRPGSERSLIVSSTNANFSDWADLPDDQYEADKNHLIETTLDCLEQYVPNIRDRVDHLEASTPRTFKRYTQHLQGASFGTKFEGLKVSKELPEQIEGLYHAGSVGIIMSGWLGAVNYGVIVSNDVDKYLTPAAARI; encoded by the coding sequence ATGGCCAAAGACTTTTTGAAAGACGCAAAAGACGAATACGATGTCATCGTCATTGGTAGTGGTCTGGCAGGCATGACCTCCGCCAACATTCTGGCCCGGCAGGGTTACTCCGTGCTGCTGCTGGAACATCATTATCAGCTCGGGGGCATGGCCACCTGGTTCAAACGGCAGAACGGGCACATCTTTGACATTTCGCTCCATGGCTTCCCGTATGGCATGCTGAAGAGCTGTCGCAAATACTGGACCCAGGAGATCGCAGATAATATCGTTCCCCTGCGGGGTGTCCGGTTTGAAAATCCGCAGTTCTCGCTGGAAACCACCTTCACCCGTGATGACTTCACCCGCCTGCTGATCGAAAAATTCGGCATCGAATCTGAAACCGTCAAAAACTTCTTTGACACCGCCCGCAAGATGAACTTCTTCGACGATCAGGGCAAAACCACTCGCGAATTGTTTGAAGAATTCTTCCCCGGCCGAGATGATGTCGTCCGCCTGCTGATGGAACCGATCTCCTACGCCAACGGTTCGACTCTCGAAGATCCCGCCATCACCTACGGCATTGTCTTCTCGAACTTCATGCAGAAAGGCGTCTATACCTTCCGTGGCGGTACCGATCACCTGGTCAAACTGATCAAGGCCGAAATGGAACGCAACGGTGTCGATGTCCGCATCCGCACCCAGGTCGAAAAGATCGAAGTCACTCCTGACCGTCGCGTGACCGGCGTCGTGGTCAACGGGCGTCGCATCGGCTGTAAAGCCATCATGTCCAACTCGAACATCAAAGGCACCATACTCAACCTCGTGGGCGAAGAGCATTTCGATCCCGAGTATGTCGAGGAAACCAAAGCCGTCCGTCTCAACAACAGCAGCACGCAGGTCTACATCGCGCTCAAGCCGGGCGACGAACTCGATTTCTGTGGCGACCTGCTCTTCCATTCCGAGCACAAAGGCTTCGACATCAAAGCCATGCTCAGTAAAGAAGTCAGCAGCCGCACCTTCTCGTTCTACTATCCCGAGACCCGGCCCGGCAGCGAACGCTCTCTGATCGTCTCGTCCACCAACGCCAATTTCAGCGACTGGGCCGATCTTCCTGATGATCAGTACGAAGCCGACAAGAATCATCTGATCGAAACCACGCTCGACTGCCTCGAACAGTATGTTCCCAACATCCGCGATCGGGTGGATCACCTCGAAGCCTCCACCCCGCGGACCTTCAAACGCTACACGCAGCATCTGCAGGGGGCGTCGTTCGGGACCAAGTTCGAAGGGCTCAAGGTCAGTAAGGAACTCCCCGAACAGATCGAAGGCCTCTACCATGCCGGCTCGGTCGGAATCATCATGTCGGGTTGGCTGGGCGCTGTGAATTACGGCGTGATCGTCAGTAACGATGTCGATAAATATCTGACTCCCGCTGCCGCCCGCATCTGA
- a CDS encoding phytoene desaturase family protein → MTYDSIIIGAGLSGLAAGIRLAYYGKQVCILERHTTIGGLNSFYRLRGCNHDVGLHAVTNYSPPGGKRGPLNKILRQLRFQWDDFDLSPQCGSSVVFPGHTLRFNNQFDYFEAQIAEQFPSQIDGFRRLVADIDSHNIGDLGQTWISARERMAEQISDPLLINMLLCPLMFYGSPSEYDMDFNQFVIMFRSIYQEGFARPYKGVRLILKNLVRKFKELGGELKLRAGVQQLLNDGKHVTGVMLDDGQILEAKNVLSSAGSAETLQLCGAEVTADERFIPGEISFVETISVLDKQPAELGHEETIVFYNDSEDFYYEQSQEPVDVRSGIICSPNNFEYDQPLEEGSIRITALANPDYWMNLPEDKYIAEKKYWYDQILESSLRYIPDFRPHVVDVDTFTPRTIKKFTGHINGCVYGAPQKILDGTTPLDNLFLCGTDQGFLGIIGSMLSGISIANLHLLNAK, encoded by the coding sequence ATGACCTACGATTCGATTATTATTGGTGCCGGCCTTTCCGGGCTGGCTGCGGGGATCCGACTGGCGTACTACGGGAAGCAGGTGTGCATTCTGGAACGGCACACCACCATCGGCGGATTGAATTCCTTCTATCGCCTGCGCGGTTGCAATCATGATGTCGGTCTGCACGCCGTCACCAATTATTCGCCGCCAGGCGGAAAACGGGGCCCTCTGAATAAGATTCTCAGGCAACTCCGTTTTCAGTGGGACGACTTCGACCTCAGCCCGCAATGTGGCTCCTCGGTCGTCTTTCCCGGGCATACCCTGCGGTTCAATAATCAGTTCGATTATTTCGAAGCCCAGATTGCCGAACAGTTCCCCAGCCAGATCGACGGCTTCCGTCGACTCGTCGCAGACATCGACTCCCACAATATCGGCGATCTCGGACAGACCTGGATCTCGGCCCGAGAACGCATGGCCGAACAGATTTCCGATCCGCTGCTGATCAACATGCTGCTCTGCCCGCTGATGTTTTACGGCAGTCCCTCTGAGTACGATATGGACTTCAACCAGTTCGTGATCATGTTCCGCAGCATCTATCAGGAAGGCTTTGCCCGCCCTTACAAAGGCGTGCGGCTGATCCTGAAAAACCTGGTTCGCAAATTCAAAGAGCTCGGCGGTGAACTCAAGCTTCGCGCCGGAGTCCAGCAACTGCTCAACGACGGCAAGCATGTCACCGGCGTCATGCTCGATGACGGGCAGATCCTCGAAGCGAAAAACGTCCTCTCCTCGGCCGGATCCGCAGAAACGCTTCAGTTGTGCGGTGCCGAAGTGACTGCCGACGAGCGTTTCATCCCGGGTGAGATTTCCTTTGTCGAAACCATCTCCGTGCTCGATAAACAGCCTGCGGAACTGGGGCATGAGGAAACGATCGTCTTCTACAACGATTCGGAAGATTTCTACTACGAGCAGTCGCAGGAACCCGTCGACGTCCGCAGCGGCATTATCTGCTCGCCCAACAATTTCGAGTACGATCAGCCCCTCGAAGAAGGCTCGATCCGCATCACGGCTCTCGCCAATCCCGATTACTGGATGAATCTGCCCGAGGATAAATACATCGCCGAGAAGAAATACTGGTACGACCAGATTCTTGAATCCTCGTTGCGTTACATTCCCGACTTTCGTCCGCACGTGGTCGATGTGGACACGTTTACCCCCCGCACGATCAAAAAATTCACCGGCCACATTAACGGCTGTGTCTACGGGGCACCACAGAAAATCCTGGATGGCACCACGCCCCTCGACAACCTCTTTCTGTGTGGTACCGATCAGGGCTTCCTGGGCATCATCGGTTCTATGCTCTCCGGAATCAGTATCGCCAATCTGCACTTGCTGAACGCAAAGTAA
- a CDS encoding acyl carrier protein — MAPEQIRSVILDILARIAPDEDLSELDDSVPFREQMELDSMDFLDIVMELRKLYRVQIPEEDYGELVTMDSTVTYLTPLLKDAESTV, encoded by the coding sequence ATGGCGCCGGAACAAATCAGATCGGTTATCTTGGATATCTTGGCTCGAATTGCTCCCGATGAAGATCTTTCGGAACTCGATGACAGCGTTCCATTTCGGGAACAGATGGAACTGGACAGCATGGACTTTCTGGATATCGTCATGGAGTTGCGTAAACTCTATCGCGTACAGATTCCGGAAGAAGACTACGGCGAACTGGTAACCATGGACAGCACTGTTACCTACCTGACTCCCCTCCTGAAGGATGCGGAAAGCACCGTCTGA
- a CDS encoding beta-ketoacyl-[acyl-carrier-protein] synthase family protein, with translation MDDQSRIVITGIGLTAPNGNNLEEFRQSLLAGRSGVVDYDIRYMGHVLAGVCDFDDLRYQKRKEVRRGTRAGSIAVYCANEAVNASGLDWENVARDRVGVYLGITEHGNVETENEVYEISQFDYDTKVWSHHHNPRTVANNPAGEVTLNMGITGPHLTLGAACAAGNAGFIQGVQMLRLNEVDLALCGGVSESIHTFGIFASFQSQGALAVNEDPTKACRPFDVDRNGIVVAEGGAVCTLERLPDALARGATIYGEIVGYAMNSDASDFVLPNSSRQAECIRLALDRAGLEPSDIDIVSSHATATQQGDIEEAKALASVFGDCPNLAINNTKSFIGHAMGAAGALELLGNLPAFEDGIAHATLNLDEQDPECKLTQIVANEPRQLEQVECILNNSFGMLGINSVLIVKKYAT, from the coding sequence ATGGATGATCAAAGCCGGATTGTCATTACCGGAATTGGCCTGACAGCTCCGAATGGCAATAATCTGGAGGAATTTCGGCAAAGTCTGCTGGCAGGACGTTCGGGAGTCGTGGATTACGACATTCGCTATATGGGGCATGTCCTCGCCGGTGTCTGTGATTTCGATGACCTGCGGTATCAGAAACGCAAAGAGGTCCGGCGGGGCACGCGAGCCGGCTCGATTGCCGTCTATTGTGCGAATGAAGCTGTGAATGCCTCCGGCCTCGACTGGGAAAATGTCGCCCGGGACCGGGTAGGCGTTTATCTCGGCATTACCGAGCATGGCAACGTCGAAACCGAGAACGAAGTCTACGAAATTTCGCAGTTCGATTACGATACCAAGGTCTGGTCGCACCATCATAATCCCCGCACTGTCGCCAACAATCCAGCTGGTGAAGTGACCTTGAATATGGGCATTACCGGCCCCCACCTCACGCTGGGGGCTGCCTGTGCCGCAGGAAATGCCGGCTTTATTCAGGGGGTGCAGATGCTGCGGCTGAACGAAGTCGATCTGGCCCTGTGTGGCGGTGTTTCCGAGAGTATTCACACTTTCGGGATTTTTGCCAGCTTCCAGAGCCAGGGGGCACTGGCCGTCAATGAAGACCCAACGAAAGCCTGTCGTCCCTTTGATGTAGACCGTAATGGAATCGTCGTCGCCGAAGGGGGCGCAGTATGTACATTGGAACGACTCCCCGATGCCCTGGCCCGTGGAGCCACTATTTACGGGGAAATCGTCGGCTACGCCATGAATTCCGATGCCAGCGATTTTGTGCTCCCCAATTCCTCGCGTCAGGCAGAATGCATCCGCCTGGCCCTCGACCGTGCCGGTCTGGAACCCTCCGACATCGATATCGTCAGCAGTCACGCGACCGCCACCCAGCAGGGAGATATCGAAGAAGCGAAAGCCCTCGCCTCCGTCTTTGGAGATTGCCCGAATCTGGCGATCAACAACACTAAGAGCTTTATCGGACATGCGATGGGGGCCGCTGGCGCACTGGAACTGCTGGGGAATCTGCCGGCCTTTGAAGATGGAATCGCTCATGCGACACTGAACCTGGATGAGCAGGATCCGGAGTGCAAACTGACCCAGATCGTCGCCAATGAACCGCGACAACTGGAGCAGGTCGAGTGCATTCTGAATAACTCCTTCGGGATGCTGGGCATCAATTCCGTCCTGATTGTGAAAAAGTACGCTACCTGA
- a CDS encoding sigma-70 family RNA polymerase sigma factor, with protein MEPSADTTGNPETAAAGVPDEHFVSLLARHHSLVRGFIGTLLPHQTDAEDVFQQTCLVLWRKWKTFDATQSFASWACGIAFYEVKNFQRVQSRDRHYFSDEVLSLIAAQQNKSLPESEQRKQVLQDCIQKLDQENRKLILDCYHGQQTIQEVADQLGRSRDAIYKKLARLRVKLMECMQQSLPSAEAGS; from the coding sequence ATGGAACCAAGCGCAGACACAACTGGAAATCCCGAAACGGCAGCAGCTGGCGTGCCCGATGAGCATTTCGTCTCATTGCTGGCGAGGCACCATAGTCTGGTCCGCGGCTTTATCGGGACACTTCTCCCCCATCAGACCGATGCGGAAGATGTTTTCCAGCAGACCTGCCTGGTTCTGTGGCGAAAATGGAAGACATTCGATGCCACCCAGAGCTTTGCCTCCTGGGCCTGCGGGATTGCCTTTTATGAGGTCAAGAATTTCCAGCGAGTCCAGAGCCGGGATCGCCACTATTTCTCTGATGAGGTTCTCTCGCTGATCGCAGCCCAGCAGAACAAGTCGCTTCCGGAGTCGGAACAGCGAAAACAGGTGCTGCAGGACTGCATCCAGAAACTGGACCAGGAGAACCGCAAACTGATTCTCGACTGCTATCACGGTCAACAGACAATTCAGGAAGTAGCAGATCAACTGGGCCGCTCGCGAGATGCGATTTATAAAAAGCTGGCCCGTCTGCGAGTCAAACTCATGGAATGCATGCAGCAGTCATTACCATCCGCGGAGGCAGGTTCATGA
- a CDS encoding LamG domain-containing protein, with the protein MINSPSPDNRTIQLIDALLQETISAEQQAELEQILKADPEQRQLYVDYLQVHSGLSSWAAETREADPWVPQPVETRTDSQWNPSRFVLLLLSSVVAATLLLSLSYYAGWSIGSGQESHISNTSETKSAEDSPAASEPQTDHIAQLTQAVGVEWDTPRDLQTGAGLPAGWLKLKRGTIQVEMISGASVLVEGPAAIKLISPLKAFCQYGKVRASVPEQAHGFSVATSRLNVVDLGTEFTLSLDETGNGQVQVIDGEVELHAADQQKSNTPLQSLKTGEGVRFDTEGSLNQLQEAIRPLIDLEELSQLAARQQERQLSQWREQNAQLKTDASLLAYYDFEEPSNWVRTLKNKSQQPLSSATDGAIVGCQWTSGRWPDKRGLEFKRTSDRVRLQIPGEYQSLTFMAWVRIEGFDRWLSSLMLTDGFNPGNPHWQLSDKGEIILGVNTGEVKNFFSPVVLQPADLGRWIFLVTVYDHQKREVVHYLDGTPVSHHHIEKPVPLVIGPAEIGNWRPQNHSGAHSIRSLNGRLDEFAVFGRALSADEISRLYQAGKPSS; encoded by the coding sequence ATGATCAACTCCCCTTCTCCCGACAATAGAACCATTCAACTGATTGATGCCCTGCTCCAGGAAACCATCAGTGCCGAACAGCAGGCGGAACTGGAACAGATTCTGAAAGCGGATCCCGAGCAGAGACAGCTCTACGTCGATTATCTGCAGGTGCATTCCGGCCTGTCCAGCTGGGCTGCTGAGACACGCGAAGCAGATCCGTGGGTCCCGCAGCCGGTTGAGACGCGAACTGATTCCCAGTGGAATCCTTCGCGTTTTGTACTGCTGTTGCTCTCCTCCGTCGTCGCGGCGACACTCCTGCTGTCTCTCTCTTACTACGCCGGCTGGAGTATTGGCTCCGGGCAAGAATCACACATCTCGAATACTTCGGAAACGAAATCCGCTGAGGACTCTCCCGCAGCCAGTGAGCCGCAAACCGATCACATCGCTCAGCTCACGCAAGCCGTGGGAGTCGAATGGGACACGCCCCGCGATCTTCAGACCGGAGCCGGCTTACCGGCTGGATGGCTGAAACTGAAACGAGGCACGATTCAGGTAGAAATGATCAGTGGCGCTTCAGTCCTGGTCGAAGGCCCCGCTGCCATCAAGCTGATTTCGCCCCTCAAAGCATTCTGCCAGTACGGCAAGGTACGGGCCTCGGTTCCGGAGCAGGCGCATGGTTTTTCCGTCGCCACTTCCCGGCTGAACGTCGTTGATCTGGGAACCGAATTCACACTCTCCCTGGATGAAACGGGTAACGGGCAGGTGCAGGTCATCGACGGAGAAGTCGAACTGCACGCTGCCGACCAGCAAAAAAGTAACACACCGCTGCAAAGTCTGAAAACCGGCGAAGGCGTGCGTTTCGATACCGAAGGTTCGCTCAACCAGTTGCAGGAAGCGATTCGTCCGCTGATTGACCTGGAAGAACTGTCACAACTGGCGGCCCGGCAGCAGGAACGACAGCTGTCGCAGTGGCGTGAGCAGAACGCACAACTCAAAACCGATGCCAGCCTGCTGGCCTATTATGATTTTGAAGAACCATCCAACTGGGTCCGGACCCTGAAAAACAAGAGCCAGCAGCCGCTCTCCTCTGCCACGGACGGGGCGATTGTCGGCTGCCAGTGGACTTCGGGACGCTGGCCCGATAAACGGGGGCTGGAATTCAAACGGACCAGCGACCGCGTGCGGCTGCAGATTCCGGGTGAATACCAGTCCCTGACGTTCATGGCCTGGGTCCGCATCGAAGGCTTTGATCGCTGGCTCAGTTCACTGATGCTGACGGATGGCTTCAATCCCGGTAACCCGCACTGGCAGTTGAGCGACAAGGGAGAAATTATTCTGGGCGTGAATACAGGCGAGGTGAAGAACTTTTTCTCCCCCGTCGTCCTGCAGCCCGCCGATTTGGGCCGCTGGATTTTTCTGGTCACGGTTTATGATCATCAAAAACGGGAAGTCGTGCATTACCTGGATGGCACTCCCGTAAGCCACCATCATATTGAGAAGCCGGTCCCGCTGGTCATCGGACCTGCCGAGATTGGCAACTGGCGACCGCAGAACCATTCGGGCGCACACAGCATTCGCAGCCTGAATGGCCGCCTCGATGAATTTGCCGTCTTCGGACGGGCACTTTCCGCAGACGAGATTTCCAGACTATACCAGGCCGGAAAACCGAGTTCCTGA